A region of Reichenbachiella carrageenanivorans DNA encodes the following proteins:
- a CDS encoding DUF4924 family protein produces MTEQTNNISEYIISIYRKEDLMRAYHFDLEKFGTQVINFFPISDKEKLAEVNHYEEFMQKMKDQGITEKGHLKEVNELVQTLSRLHDQLKIDDDDYFAIYQKALPFIENNMSHAKGAIRDEIQICINGIYGFLLLKIAERIIEPEEQTMVDRFGDLLSLLSYKYEEQKASN; encoded by the coding sequence ATGACTGAGCAAACAAATAACATCTCTGAGTACATTATCTCCATCTACCGCAAAGAAGACCTGATGCGAGCGTATCATTTTGACTTGGAAAAATTTGGTACTCAAGTGATCAATTTCTTCCCTATCTCAGACAAAGAAAAATTGGCCGAAGTAAATCACTATGAGGAGTTTATGCAAAAAATGAAGGATCAGGGGATTACTGAAAAAGGTCATTTAAAAGAAGTGAATGAGCTCGTACAAACCTTAAGCCGGCTGCACGACCAGCTCAAAATAGATGATGATGACTACTTCGCGATATACCAAAAAGCACTGCCCTTTATCGAAAATAACATGAGCCACGCCAAAGGAGCGATCCGCGACGAGATTCAAATTTGCATCAACGGCATCTACGGTTTTCTCCTCCTCAAAATAGCCGAACGCATCATCGAACCAGAAGAACAGACCATGGTTGATCGTTTTGGGGATTTGCTTTCGTTATTGAGTTATAAGTATGAGGAACAGAAGGCTTCAAACTAG
- the lepA gene encoding translation elongation factor 4, which translates to MENIRNFCIIAHIDHGKSTLADRLLQQTGTVTGRDMQAQLLDDMDLERERGITIKSHAIQMAYNFEAKDYTLNLIDTPGHVDFSYEVSRSIAACEGALLIVDASQGIEAQTISNLYLALEHDLEIIPVLNKIDLPGAMPDEVADQIIDLIGCDREDIIHASGKTGVGVDDILAAIVHRVPAPKGKADEPLQAMIFDSVFNSFRGIEVIFRVFNGTIKKGDKVKFVATGKTYDADEIGILGLQQKPQKEISAGNVGYLISGIKVAKEVKVGDTITHVDRPTQELIKGFEDVKPMVFAGIYPVETTDYEELRASMEKLQLNDASLIWEPETSMALGFGFRCGFLGMLHMEIIQERLEREFDMTVITTVPSVQFKALMTDGSEAFINAPSEMPDPSRIKEIQEPYIKAQIISKADYVGPIISLCMDKRGTIQNQVYLTSERVELTFDIPLSEIVFDFFDKLKTISRGYASLDYELTGLRTSKLVKLDIMLNGEPVDALSAIVHRDKAYEWGKRLCEKLKELIPRQMFEIPIQASIGTKIISRETVKAMRKNVLAKCYGGDISRKRKLLDKQKKGKKRMRQVGNVEIPQDAFMAVLKLD; encoded by the coding sequence ATGGAGAACATAAGAAATTTCTGCATCATTGCACACATTGATCACGGCAAGAGCACCTTGGCGGATCGTTTATTACAGCAAACCGGTACTGTGACTGGTCGAGATATGCAAGCGCAATTGCTCGACGACATGGATCTAGAACGCGAAAGGGGGATTACCATCAAGAGTCACGCCATTCAAATGGCCTATAATTTTGAGGCTAAAGACTATACGCTCAATTTGATAGATACCCCAGGTCACGTAGATTTCTCGTACGAGGTGTCTAGGTCCATTGCCGCCTGCGAAGGTGCCTTGCTCATTGTAGATGCCTCGCAGGGTATCGAAGCCCAAACCATTTCCAACCTTTATTTGGCGCTAGAGCATGACCTAGAGATCATTCCGGTTTTAAACAAAATTGACCTTCCAGGCGCCATGCCTGATGAAGTGGCAGATCAAATTATAGATTTGATAGGATGCGATCGCGAAGACATTATTCACGCCAGTGGAAAGACAGGAGTAGGGGTAGATGACATCCTTGCTGCAATTGTACACAGGGTGCCAGCTCCAAAAGGAAAGGCAGACGAACCATTACAGGCGATGATTTTCGACTCGGTTTTCAATTCTTTTAGAGGTATTGAGGTTATCTTTCGTGTGTTTAATGGCACGATCAAGAAAGGAGATAAAGTGAAGTTTGTGGCTACTGGAAAAACCTATGATGCTGATGAAATCGGTATTTTGGGTTTGCAGCAAAAACCACAAAAAGAAATATCAGCTGGTAATGTGGGCTACCTCATATCAGGAATCAAAGTAGCCAAAGAAGTAAAAGTAGGGGATACGATCACACATGTAGATCGTCCGACCCAGGAACTGATCAAGGGATTTGAAGACGTGAAACCAATGGTATTTGCGGGTATTTATCCTGTGGAAACTACCGACTACGAAGAACTTCGTGCCTCGATGGAAAAGCTACAGCTCAATGATGCTTCGTTGATATGGGAGCCAGAGACGTCTATGGCATTAGGTTTTGGATTCCGATGCGGATTCTTGGGAATGCTGCACATGGAGATCATTCAGGAGCGACTGGAGCGTGAATTTGATATGACTGTGATTACCACAGTTCCTTCGGTGCAATTCAAAGCGCTAATGACAGACGGTTCGGAAGCCTTCATCAATGCTCCTTCTGAAATGCCCGACCCAAGTAGAATCAAAGAGATACAAGAGCCCTACATCAAAGCTCAAATCATTAGTAAGGCGGATTATGTGGGGCCGATTATATCTCTATGTATGGATAAAAGGGGCACCATACAAAATCAAGTGTATCTCACTTCTGAACGTGTTGAATTAACCTTTGATATTCCGTTGTCTGAAATTGTATTTGACTTTTTTGACAAGTTGAAAACTATCTCGAGAGGTTATGCTTCTTTGGATTATGAGTTGACGGGTTTGCGCACTTCGAAATTGGTGAAACTGGATATCATGCTCAATGGAGAGCCTGTGGATGCATTGTCAGCTATTGTGCACAGAGATAAGGCCTATGAATGGGGAAAGCGACTTTGTGAAAAACTGAAGGAATTGATACCGAGGCAGATGTTCGAAATTCCTATCCAGGCTTCGATAGGGACTAAGATTATTTCTAGAGAGACGGTAAAAGCCATGCGTAAAAATGTATTGGCCAAGTGTTATGGTGGTGATATTTCGCGTAAGCGTAAATTGCTAGACAAGCAGAAGAAAGGTAAAAAGAGAATGCGTCAGGTAGGTAATGTGGAGATTCCTCAAGATGCATTTATGGCAGTGTTGAAACTGGATTAG
- a CDS encoding bifunctional 5,10-methylenetetrahydrofolate dehydrogenase/5,10-methenyltetrahydrofolate cyclohydrolase, whose product MATIIDGRKISSDIKVEIKAEVDALKNKGKRAPHLAIIIVGDDGASHTYVGGKIKACAAVGFEYTLMQFAESISEEKLLKHVHNMNTDEDIDGFIVQLPLPAHISVDRVTESISSEKDVDGFANENFGSITSNYPLLMPATPLGVMELLKRYEIETEGKNCVIVGASRLVGAPLALMLSKEGNATVTLCNKHTENLASHTKQADILVSAVGLPGLITKDMVKEGAVVIDVGTTRVKDDTKKTGFKLSGDVVYDDVAPLASFITPVPGGVGPMTIASLMINTLRAAQKNLL is encoded by the coding sequence ATGGCTACAATTATAGACGGTCGAAAAATATCTTCGGATATCAAAGTTGAAATTAAGGCGGAAGTCGACGCACTTAAAAACAAAGGTAAAAGAGCGCCTCATTTGGCAATTATTATTGTGGGCGATGATGGAGCTAGCCATACCTATGTGGGGGGCAAAATCAAGGCTTGTGCTGCTGTAGGGTTTGAATATACGCTGATGCAGTTTGCCGAGAGTATCTCTGAGGAGAAGTTGCTTAAGCATGTGCACAACATGAATACTGATGAAGATATTGATGGTTTTATCGTTCAGTTGCCCTTGCCTGCACACATTTCTGTGGATAGAGTAACGGAGAGTATCTCGTCTGAAAAGGACGTGGATGGTTTTGCCAATGAAAATTTTGGAAGTATCACCTCTAATTATCCACTGCTCATGCCAGCCACTCCACTTGGCGTAATGGAGCTATTGAAGCGATACGAAATAGAGACCGAAGGTAAAAACTGTGTGATCGTGGGAGCTAGCCGATTGGTAGGTGCGCCATTGGCTTTGATGCTTTCGAAAGAAGGCAATGCGACAGTGACACTTTGCAACAAGCACACGGAGAATCTGGCTAGCCACACCAAGCAAGCTGATATATTGGTCTCTGCTGTAGGTCTTCCTGGACTCATTACCAAAGACATGGTAAAAGAAGGTGCCGTAGTGATTGACGTGGGTACTACTAGAGTGAAAGACGATACCAAGAAAACAGGCTTTAAATTGTCTGGAGATGTAGTCTATGATGATGTAGCACCATTGGCTAGTTTTATTACCCCTGTGCCAGGAGGAGTGGGGCCTATGACTATCGCATCGTTGATGATCAATACACTTCGAGCAGCACAGAAAAATTTACTTTAA
- a CDS encoding 7-carboxy-7-deazaguanine synthase QueE, with the protein MEIFYSIQGEGFYSGKPAIFVRLGGCDVGCVWCDVKESWNEADHPFFTIEAIIKELSQYPCKTLIITGGEPLMYDLTALTSELKAAGYRLHIETSGAYPMSGTWDWVCFSPKKFKAPHESVYGQAHELKAIVFNKSDFKFAEEHAAQVGKGCMLYLQPEWGKADQMTGKIIDYAKAHAQWNISLQTHKYLNIP; encoded by the coding sequence ATGGAAATCTTCTACTCCATACAAGGAGAAGGTTTTTATTCGGGTAAGCCAGCGATTTTTGTACGATTGGGAGGGTGCGATGTAGGATGTGTGTGGTGTGATGTGAAGGAGTCTTGGAACGAGGCCGATCACCCGTTTTTCACCATCGAAGCAATTATAAAAGAACTGAGCCAGTATCCTTGCAAGACGCTGATCATCACGGGAGGCGAACCGCTCATGTATGACCTCACGGCACTTACTAGTGAGCTGAAGGCGGCAGGCTATCGACTACATATTGAGACTTCGGGTGCTTATCCTATGTCTGGCACTTGGGATTGGGTTTGTTTTTCTCCAAAGAAATTTAAAGCTCCACACGAATCAGTGTATGGCCAAGCGCACGAACTCAAGGCGATTGTTTTCAACAAGTCAGATTTCAAATTTGCCGAAGAGCACGCCGCACAAGTAGGCAAAGGATGTATGCTGTATCTCCAGCCGGAATGGGGAAAGGCTGATCAGATGACTGGAAAAATAATTGACTATGCAAAAGCGCATGCTCAATGGAATATTTCACTTCAAACCCACAAATACCTCAATATTCCATAA
- a CDS encoding OmpA family protein, translating to MKIAITTLLFFSFFSVFAQYTKYHTTDKRAEKYYEEARQYLKRSQFREAMEPLQDAINKDPEFIEVWLAMGSANYRLGRDSLTLVALHRALEIDPDYTKSIYAYFLIGEIYFKQSNYKESIAYLGHYLSRDNTDIKKREEAEVLVDNAQYALAAIEAPFDYNIKILPDHANSFELQYFPVLSVDQQKIYFTRREGLNVRYDEDIFYCEKQPDGSWSVPASISPNINSEYNEGAASLSADGRMLVFTSCDGRRGYGSCDIYVSYKVGDDWSEPENMGNMINSEAWEAQPSLSADGRTIYFVSNRQGGMGRKDIWAARKNKKGKWEKAVNLGRKINTNKDEISPFIHANGETIYYSSNGKTGLGGLDIYMSELADSTWSEPVNLGYPLNDAHDQVSLYISSKGDKGYYTIEKKYRGMFESKLYSFDLPDSFQVSNKSSYLKGTVTDADTGAPLRANIKMYKLDNEEYYSELTSDQKTGDYTIVLSESNEYGLYISCSGYLFQDFSFAFNDVNAFDSNLLDIQMEPVKVGAITVLGNIFYDFNEFTLQRKSISELKEVYDFLKENPNVKVEISGHTDNIGSAAYNMELSTKRAKAVYDFLIFKRIRSEQISYKGYGQDEPVAPNDNLENQSKNRRIEFKISEISNP from the coding sequence ATGAAAATTGCCATTACCACCTTACTTTTCTTTTCATTCTTTTCAGTTTTTGCTCAGTATACCAAGTATCATACGACCGACAAACGAGCAGAAAAATATTACGAAGAAGCACGCCAATACCTGAAACGATCCCAGTTTAGGGAAGCAATGGAGCCGCTGCAAGATGCGATCAACAAAGACCCTGAATTTATCGAAGTGTGGTTGGCCATGGGTAGCGCCAATTATCGCTTGGGACGAGACAGTCTCACATTGGTGGCTTTGCATCGTGCGCTGGAGATAGACCCTGATTATACCAAAAGTATCTATGCGTACTTTCTGATCGGAGAGATTTATTTCAAACAATCAAACTATAAAGAGTCGATCGCTTATCTGGGTCACTATTTGTCTAGAGACAATACTGATATTAAAAAAAGAGAAGAAGCTGAGGTGCTTGTGGACAATGCCCAGTACGCGCTAGCGGCCATAGAGGCCCCTTTTGATTATAACATCAAGATATTACCAGATCATGCTAATTCTTTCGAATTGCAATACTTTCCAGTGCTTTCGGTAGATCAGCAAAAGATCTATTTTACTAGACGAGAGGGATTGAACGTGCGCTACGATGAAGATATATTTTATTGTGAAAAGCAACCAGATGGGAGTTGGTCTGTACCCGCCTCTATATCGCCTAATATCAACTCGGAGTACAATGAAGGGGCAGCATCGCTATCGGCCGATGGACGTATGCTGGTCTTTACATCGTGTGATGGGCGCAGGGGGTATGGTAGCTGCGATATCTATGTATCATATAAGGTAGGCGACGACTGGTCTGAGCCAGAAAACATGGGTAATATGATTAACTCTGAAGCTTGGGAAGCACAGCCCTCGCTTTCAGCCGATGGGCGCACCATCTATTTTGTATCTAATCGTCAAGGTGGTATGGGACGCAAGGACATCTGGGCCGCGCGTAAAAATAAAAAAGGGAAGTGGGAGAAAGCAGTAAACCTCGGTAGGAAAATCAATACAAATAAAGACGAAATTTCTCCATTTATTCACGCAAATGGAGAGACGATTTATTATTCTTCTAATGGGAAAACAGGTCTTGGAGGGTTGGATATATACATGAGCGAGCTGGCGGACTCTACTTGGTCTGAGCCAGTCAACCTAGGCTACCCGCTCAACGATGCACATGATCAGGTGTCGTTATATATCTCATCAAAAGGAGATAAGGGGTACTATACTATAGAGAAAAAATATCGAGGGATGTTCGAAAGCAAATTGTATAGCTTCGACTTGCCAGATAGTTTTCAGGTATCCAATAAAAGCTCATACCTGAAAGGCACCGTGACCGATGCCGATACGGGCGCACCACTCCGAGCCAATATCAAAATGTACAAACTCGACAACGAAGAGTATTATTCTGAATTGACCTCAGACCAGAAGACTGGGGACTATACGATCGTGCTTTCCGAGTCCAATGAATACGGACTCTATATATCCTGTTCTGGGTATTTATTTCAGGATTTTTCATTTGCCTTTAATGATGTCAATGCCTTCGATTCTAATCTGCTCGATATCCAAATGGAACCAGTTAAGGTAGGAGCCATTACCGTGTTAGGAAATATTTTTTATGACTTCAATGAGTTTACGCTGCAGCGAAAATCGATTTCTGAGCTGAAAGAGGTATATGATTTTTTGAAGGAAAACCCAAACGTGAAAGTTGAGATATCTGGACACACGGATAACATCGGTTCGGCAGCATATAATATGGAATTGTCTACAAAAAGAGCCAAAGCTGTCTATGATTTTTTAATCTTTAAGCGGATTCGGTCAGAACAAATTTCATACAAGGGTTATGGGCAGGATGAACCAGTAGCTCCCAATGATAATTTGGAAAACCAGTCAAAAAACAGACGGATTGAGTTTAAAATTTCGGAAATATCCAATCCATAA